In the Pseudoliparis swirei isolate HS2019 ecotype Mariana Trench chromosome 19, NWPU_hadal_v1, whole genome shotgun sequence genome, one interval contains:
- the adad1 gene encoding adenosine deaminase domain-containing protein 1: MFPTRGSHGASFTQMKNEPQTSGRTESSDHPPSFAQRGKSTYKRSYVYKPAASPQILMDKYSQGEMDAVSVVHQLAQILQFHLEMKETVTTGDIMAGLYFAFCVVVDGVEYKTGMGITKKAARLKAAQLALPDLLPALRSPKSPLPEAPDFPPPLPVKKPVVSDLHPPRAIHERTSSAGPQIPNAVRDQLTRLMNSHPELSTCAGSTAAFVIQTSGKCEVVALGTGNFNAKQSTSSNGRVVHDSHAVVTARRSLMRFLFRHLLMFFNDTDDLKEKSVFQRSDGGGGLLSLKSGAALHLYMNQLPKGSAQIPSNLRLNPHSIATWQVNSEFCLHLSVEGKVFSVFSSAFDSSASKVVSMSATDKLTQWQVLGYQGALLSHFIEPVYVESILVGDNGCSDVQGMQVSVNQRVEGITSQLPTFYCMVRPRISLVPGVAANGVGEGRPSYAVNWSEGDCSLEVVDGLEGKTVEESPFKSCPALASRLCKAAMLHRFKLVAKEAQRDDLLATSSYREAKRMAKTYQEAKSVLRAYLLQQGFGPWLVKLSVRENFNM; this comes from the exons ATGTTTCCAACCCGTGGGTCACATGGAGCGTCTTTCACTCAAATGAAAAACGAGCCCCAGACGTCAGGACGGACCGAGTCCTCCGACCATCCGCCGAGCTTTGCCCAACGAGGGAAAAGTACATACAAACGCA GCTACGTTTACAAGCCGGCGGCTTCACCTCAAATTCTGATGGACAAATACTCCCAAGGGGAGATGGACGCCGTGTCTGTGGTCCATCAGCTGGCCCAGATCTTGCAGTTCCACCTGGAAATGAAGGAGACGGTGACGACAG GCGACATCATGGCGGGGCTTTATTTTGCCTTCTGCGTGGTGGTCGATGGGGTCGAGTACAAGACCGGCATGGGGATCACGAAGAAGGCGGCTCGGCTCAAAGCGGCGCAGCTCGCTCTGCCCGACCTCCTGCCCGCCTTGAGGAGCCCGAAGTCTCCTCTCCCCGAAGCGCCAG ATTTCCCTCCACCCCTGCCAGTAAAGAAGCCCGTCGTCTCTGATCTGCATCCCCCTAGAGCCATTCACG AAAGGACGAGTTCCGCCGGCCCCCAGATCCCAAACGCCGTCCGGGACCAGCTCACCCGACTGATGAACAGCCACCCCGAGCTCTCCACCTGCGCGGGCTCCACGGCGGCGTTCGTCATCCAGACCT ccgGCAAGTGTGAGGTGGTCGCTCTGGGCACGGGGAACTTCAACGCCAAGCAGAGCACCTCGTCGAACGGACGCGTCGTGCACGACTCTCACGCCGTGGTGACTGCGAGGAGATCCCTCATGAG GTTTCTGTTCCGCCACCTGCTGATGTTCTTCAACGACACGGACGACCTGAAGGAGAAGTCCGTGTTCCAGCGGagcgacggcggcggcggcctcctcAGCCTGAAGAGCGGCGCCGCCCTCCACCTCTACATGAACCAGCTGCCCAAGGGCTCCGCGCAGATCCCCTCCAACCT GCGCCTGAACCCGCACTCCATCGCGACATGGCAGGTCAACAGCGAGTTTTGCCTGCACCTGTCGGTGGAGGGAAAG GTGTTCTCGGTGTTCTCGTCAGCCTTCGATAGCTCCGCCTCCAAGGTGGTCAGCATGTCCGCCACGGACAAGCTCACTCAGTGGCAGGTGCTCGGCTACCAGGGCGCCCTGCTCAGCCACTTCATCGAGCCCGTCTACGTGGAAAGCATCCTCGTAG GGGACAATGGCTGCAGTGACGTCCAGGGCATGCAGGTCTCCGTGAACCAGCGCGTGGAGGGCATCACCTCCCAGCTGCCCACGTTCTACTGCATGGTGAGGCCCCGCATCAGCCTGGTGCCCGGCGTGGCCGCCAACGGCGTCGGCGAGGGCCGGCCGTCCTACGCCGTCAACTGGAGCGAGGGCGACTGCTCCCTGGAGGTGGTGGACGGCCTGGAGGGCAAGACCGTGGAGGA ATCGCCCTTCAAGAGCTGCCCGGCTCTCGCCAGCCGCCTGTGCAAAGCGGCGATgctgcaccgcttcaagctggTGGCCAAAGAGGCCCAGAGGGACGACCTGCTGGCCACCAGCTCCTACAGGGAGGCCAAG CGGATGGCGAAGACGTACCAGGAGGCCAAGAGCGTGCTGCGGGCGTACCTGCTGCAGCAGGGCTTCGGGCCCTGGCTCGTCAAGCTCTCCGTTCGGGAGAACTTCAACATGTGa